CGGCGCCGTCCGGGCAGGTCAGTGATGCCGAGGAGAGTCCGTGGAATCGATCGAGAATCTGCCGTTGACCACTGCCCAGACGGGAATGTGGTTCGCGCAGCGGATCGACCCCGCCAATCCCACCTTCGTCACCGGGCAGTTCCTCGAGATCGAGGGCGACGTCGACCCCGCCGTCCTCGCCCGCGCCGTCCACACCGTCTTCGCTGAGTCCGCCGAACTGCGCACCCGCATCGACGACATCGACGGCACCCCCGTCCAGATCCCCGGCGCCCACCCCGCACCCGAGGTCGACGTCGTCGTCCTCACCGCCGAACACGATCCGCGGCAGACCGCCGTCGACGCGATGCGCGCCCAGCTGCGCGTGCCCGTGGACCCGTCCACCGAACCCGGTGTCGGAGCCCGCGTGTACGTCCTCGGCCCGCAGCACCTGCTGCTGTTCCTGCGTGCCCACCACAGCCTCCTCGACGTCTACGGTTACGGCCTGCTCGAACGGCGGATCGTCGCGGTGTACACGGGCCTCGTGCGCGGAGAGAGCGTCCCACCCGCCACCTTCGGTTCCGTCGCCGAACTCGTCGCCGAGGACGAGGCCTACCGCAGCGGCGACCGCGTCACCGCCGACCGCGAGTTCTGGACCGAGGCCCTGCGGGGCGCCCCCGAGGCCCTCGGCCTCGCCGAGAGCGCGGTGCCGCCGGCCTCCGCGCTCGCCCGCACCGTGGTCACCGAGTCCGTGCAGGTCCCCGGCGACGTCGCCGACGCCCTCGACGTGCTGGCACGTCGCGCCGGTGCCGGCTGGCCCGATCTAGTCACCGCCGCCGCGGCCGCCTATCTCGCCCGCGTGACCGGGGTGCACGACGTCGTGCTCGGCTTCCCGGCCATGAACCGCATGGGCAGCGCCGCCGCGAAGATCCTCACCACCGCCGTCAACGTCGTCCCCCTGCGCCTGCACGTCACCCCGGATGCGACGCTGGGCACCCTCGCCGCGACCGTGCGCGCCACCGTGGCCGCGCAGCAGCGCCACAGCCGCTACCGCGGCGAGGACATCCACCGCGACCTGCGCCTGCCCGCCACCAGCCCGGGGCTCGTCGGCCCGACCGTCAACATCAAGCCGTTCGGCGACACCGTCCGCTTCGGCGACGCGACCGCGACCGTGCACTCCCTCTCCCGCGGCCCCGTCCACGACCTCGCCGTCGTCGCCCGCCGCGTCGACCGCACCCGCGCCCTCGAACTGACCCTCGACGCCGACGCCGACCGCTACACCGCCGACGAGGTCGCCCGGCACGCGTCCGCGATCGCACGCCTGCTCACCGTCGCCGCGCAGGACGGGGGAGAGGACGCCCTGCTCGCCGGCGTCGACCTGCTCGACCCCGCCTTCCGCGCCGAACTCGAATCCCGTTGGCACGGAACCGCCGACACCGCACCGGTGCCCGACGCCCTGGAACTGTTCGACCGGCAGGTCGCGGCCGCGGGATCCACACCGGCACTCGTGGCGGGCGACGAACGCCTCACCTACGCCGAGCTGTCCGCGCGCGTCGACGCCGTCGCCGACCGGCTGCGGCGGGCCGGGGCCGGACGCGAGGTGATCGTCGCGCTCGCGCTGCCGCGCACCGCGGACATGGTCGTCGCGCTGCTCGCCGTGCTGCGCACCGGTGCCGCCTACCTGCCGGTCGATCCCGCCTTCCCGGCGTCCCGCATCGAGTACATGCTCGACGACGCGCGCCCGGCGATCCTGCTCACCACCGACGACTTCGCCGAGCGGCTCGGCGACACGGCACCCGCGGCCACCGCGGTGTTCCGCGACGGTGACCTGCACTGGCGCGCCGGTATCGAGCCCGATACGGCGGCGGCCCCGACCGGGGTCGTGCCCGAGCAGTCCGCCTACGTCATCTACACCTCCGGTTCGACGGGCCGCCCCAAGGGCGTCGTCCTGCCGCGCGGCGCACTCGCCCGCTTCGTCGATGCCGCCACCGGACTTGCCGGAATCGGCCCGGACACGCGACTTCTCGCCGTCACCACGCTGTCCTTCGACATCGCGGTGCTCGAACTGATCGTGCCGCTGTGCCGGGGCGGTGCCGTGGTGCTCGCCGGCGACGACGCGGCCCGCGACCCGGCCGCGCTCGGCACCCTCGCCGAGACGGAAGCGGTGACCTGCGTGCAGGCCACGCCGTCGCTGTGGAGCGCGATCGTCGAACACGGCGGTCTGCGCCTCGACCAGGTGGACGTGCTCGTCGGCGGCGAGGCCCTGTCCGCCGCCCTCGCCGAAACCCTCTCGGCGCGAACCCGTTCGGTCGTCAATATGTACGGACCCACCGAGACCACCGTGTGGTGCACCTCGACGCCCGTCGTGGCGGGCGAGCCGTGGACCGGCTCGATCGGCCGGCCCTATCCCGGCACCGGGGTGCGGGTCCTCGACCGTCAGCTGCAGCCCGTCCCCGCCGGTGTGGCCGGGGAACTCTACGTCGTCGGACAGCAGCTCGCCCGCGGCTACCGTGGCCGCGCCGATCTCACTGCGACCCGCTTCGTCGCCGACCCCTTCGGTGCGGGCCGGATGTACCGCACCGGAGACCTCGTGCGCTGGACCCCGGACGGCCGCCTGCAGTATCTCGGCCGCGGCGACCACCAGGTCAAGGTGCGCGGCCACCGCATCGAACTCGGCGAGATCGAAACCGCCGCAGTACAGTTCCCGGGCGTCACGCAGGCCGTCGTCGTCGCCCGCCCCGACGCGACCGGCACCGACCGGCTCGTCGGCTACGTCACCGGCACCGACGTCGACACCGCGGCACTGCACGGCTTCCTCCGCGACCGGCTACCCGAGTACATGGTGCCGTCGGTGACCGTCGTCCTCGACGAGTTCCCGCTCACCGCCAACCTCAAGGTCGACCGCAAAGCGCTGCCCGTCCCGGTGCTGGACACCCCCGACACCGGCCGCGATCCCGAGACCGCCACCGAACACGCCCTCGCCGCGATGTTCGCCGAACTGCTGGGCCTGCCCGAGATCGGTGTCGACGCCGACTTCTTCACCCTCGGCGGCACCTCCCTGTCCGCGACCCGCCTGGTCGCGCGGATCCGCTCCGCGCTCGACGTGGAGGTCTCGCTGCGCGACGTCTTCGACGCACCGACCGTCGCGCAGCTGGCGGTGGTCGTCGACGGCGCGAGCCCGGCCCGCCCCCGCTTCACGCCGGGACCGCGACCGGACCGGCTCCCGCTGTCCTCCGCACAGCGGCGCCTGTGGTTCCTCGACCGCACCCAGGGGCCCTCGCCCACCTACAACATCCCGTTCGCGCTCGACCTGCGCGGCGCCCTCGACGCCGACGCCCTGGACCGCGCCCTGGTCCACCTCGTCACCCGGCACGAGGTGCTGCGCACCGTCGTCGACGTGTTCGACGGCGAACCGGTGCAGCGCATCCTGGACGCCCCCGCGTCGATCCTGCAGGTCGCCGACGCCCCCGGCGGCGACGCCCGCCCGCTGCTCGACGCCGCCGCCCGCGTCCCCTTCGACCTCGGCCGCGACCGGCCGCTGCGCGCCCATCTGGTGCGCCGCGGACCGGACGATGCCGTGCTGCTGCTGGTCGTGCACCACATCGCCGGTGACGAGTGGTCGGCCGAGACGATGTTCGCCGACCTCGCCGCCGCCTACGCGGAAACGGTTGCAGGCCGCACCCCCGGTGCGGCGCCGGCCGGCCGCGCCTCCGACGCTGCGGCGCCGACCGGCCGCGCCTCCGACGCTGCGGCGCCGACCGGCCGCGCCTCCGACGCTGCGGCGCCGCGCGCCCAGTACGCCGACTTCGCCGTCTGGGAGCGGGCCCTCGCCGACGACCCGGCCGCCCGCGCGCTCCGCGACCGCGACCTCGCGTTCTGGCGCTCCACCCTCGCCGGGGCACCCGAGGAACTCGCCCTGCCCTACGACCGGCCGCGTCCCGCCGTGCCCAGCCACCGCGGCGACGAGGTGCAGGTCCGCGTCGACGACCGGCTGACCGGGGCGCTGCGCGCCGCGTGCGCCCGCACCGGGGTGAGCATGTTCATGCTGTCCCACGCCGCGGTCGCCACCCTGTTCTCCGCGCTCGGCGCGGGCGAGGACGTCGTGCTCGGCGCCCCCGTCGCGGGCCGCGCCGACAGCGGCCTCGAGGACATCGTCGGCTTCTTCGTCGACACCGTCGCCCTGCGCGTCGACCTGTCGGGCGATCCCACCACCGAGGAGGTCCTGGCGCGGGTGCGCCGCGCCGACCTCGCGGCACTGGCCCACCAGGAGGTGCCCTTCGACGAGGTCGTCGATGCCGTGGGCGTCACCCCCTCGCTCGCGCGGCACCCGCTGTTCCAGACGATGGTGCAGTACCGCACCACCCCGCCGGTCCCGGCGCTCGGCGACGCGGTCGCGACGGCGTCCTATCTGTCCACCGGCACCGCCAAGTTCGACCTGACCGTCGACGTCGTCGACTCGGGTGAGCGCCTGGACATCCGGCTCGAGTACGCGCAGGACCTCTATGACCGGGTGAGCGTCGAACGGCTCGGCAGCCGGCTGCTCACGGTGCTCGCCGCCTTCGCCGACGCCGAACCCCGGCACCTGTCGGCGCTCGACGTGCGCACCGACGCCGAACGCGTCGCCGACACCGCCGCGGCGACCCCGGCCACCACGCGCCTGCTGCCCGATCTGCTCGCCGACGCGGTCGAGCAGCACGCCGACCGCACCGCGCTCGTCGCGGGCACGACCACTCTGACCTACCGGGACTTCGGTGCCCGCGTGCACCGCTGCGCCCGCGTCCTCGCCGAGCGAGGGATCGGGCCGGGCAGTGTCGTCGCCGTCGCGGCCCCGCGTTCCGAGGCCACCGTCGTCGCCCTGGCCGCGGTCGTCGCGGCCGGTGCCGCCTATCTGCCCGTCGACCTGTCGTATCCGGCCGCGCGCATCGAATTCATGCTCACCGACGCCGCACCCGATCTCGTGCTGGTCGCCGGCGTGGACGCCGTGCCGGGCACCGCACCGCAGCTGGCCCTCGCCGATCTCGCCGCCGCCGCGGACGGCCGTGCCGGAGCGCCGCTCACCGACGCCGACCGCACCCGCGCGCTGCATCCGGCCGACGGCGCCTACGTCGTCTACACCTCCGGTTCGACCGGCACCCCCAAGGGTGTGCTGGGAACCGCTGCGGCCCTGGCCAACCGGCTCGCCTGGCAGTCCACGCGGGTCCGGCCGTCCGTCGACGACGTGCGCCTGGCCAAGAGCTCGCTGAGCTTCATCGACGGCTCCACCGAACTGTTCGCCGGTCTGCTCTCCGGTGCCACGCTGGTCCTCGCCGACGACACCGCCTCCCGCGACGTCGAGGCCCTCGCCGACCTCGTCGTCGCGCACCGGGTGCGCATGCTCACCGCGGTGCCGAGCCTCGCCGAGGCTCTCGCCACCTCCCGGCCCGACGCGACGGAACAGGTCGACACCTGGTTCCTCAGCGGTGAAACTCTCGGCGCCAACGTGATCGCGGCGCTGCCCGGTGCTCGGGTGATCAACTCGTACGGTTCGTCCGAGGTCGCCGGCGACGTCACGACCTGGACGGCACCCGCCGTCGGGGCCGATCGTGTCCGCATCGGCACACCCGTCGACGGGGTCACCGCCCGCATCCTCGACCGCTGGCTGCGCCCGGTTCCGGACGGGGTGACCGGTGAACTCTACGTCGGCGGGATCCAGTCGGCCCGCGGCTATCTCGGCCGCCCCGACCTGACTGTGACGCGGTTCGTCGCCGACCCCGCCGGCACCGGCGAGCGTCTGTTCCGCACCGGAGACCTGGTGCGCCGCACCGCGACCGGCGATCTCGAGTTCGTCTCCCGCGCCGACCACCAGATCTCCCTGCGCGGCTTCCGCATCGAGCCGGGGGAGATCGAGGCCGCGCTGCTGAACCATCCGGCCGTGACCGCCGCGCTCGTCACCGTGCGGCCGTCCGCCTCGGGCACCGACCTGCTCGTCGGCTACGTCGTCGCATCCGAGACGCCGGGACCCGACACCGCGGCCCTGCAGGACCACCTGCGCGCGGTGGTGCCGGACTACATGATCCCGGCGGCCTTCGTCGTGCTCGACGAGATGCCCACCCTGCCCAACGGCAAGGTCGACCGCGCGGCGCTGCCCGACCCGGCCGACATGCGCAGCAGCCGTGAGCCCGCCACCGAGGACGAACGTGCGGTCTGCGAGGTCCTCGCGGAACTGCTCGGCGTCCCCGACGTCGGACCGGACGACGACTTCTTCGCGCTCGGCGGCAATTCGCTTCTCGCGACCCGCTTCTCGTCTGCACTGCGTGCCCGCGCCGGACGCAACCCGTCGATCCGCGACATCTTCGACCTGCGCACGCCCGCCCGGATCGCGGCATCGGTCCCCGCCGAGGCCACCGGGCCCGAACTGGCGCCGCGCGAACACGGGGATCTCGCGCCGATGTCCGCGGCCCAGCGTCGCCTGTGGTTCCTGTTCCGCCTCGAGGGCGCGTCGGCGACCTACAACATCCCGTACACGATGCGGTTGCGCGGCGACCTCGACCTCGACGCGATGCGAGAGGCCCTGCGCCGCCTGATCGCCGGGCACGAGACGCTGCGCACGGTGTTCACCGAGGCCGGCGAGGACGACGCCGAGGCGATCGGCTACCAGCGCGTCCTGCCCGCCGACGAGTGCACTCCCGAGCTGCGGATCGTCGACGCGACACCGGACGAACTCGACGACCTGCTCGTCGAGGCGTCGCGGTATCCCTTCGACCTCGCGCACGACCTGCCGATCCGTGCGACCCTGGTGCGCACCGCACCCGACGACGCGCACCTGGTGGTGCTCGTGCACCACATCGCCGCCGACGAATGGTCCGCTACCCCGCTGGTCGCCGACCTGTCCGCCTGGTACGCGCACCTGACCACCGGCTCGCCCGCCCCGGCCCCGCTGCCGGTGCAGTACCGCGACTTCACCCTCTGGCAGGGCGAACGCCTCGAGCAGGGGCTGCGGGAGGAGCAGACCGAGTACTGGGCACGCGTCCTCGCCGGTGCCCCCGAGGAACTCGACGTGCCCCGCGACCGCCCGCGCGGCGCCGTGAGCAGCTACCGAGGTGGCGCCGTGCCGTTCACGGTGGATGCCGGCACCCGCGAGACCCTCGCCTCCGTCGCGGCCGAGTCCGGCGCGACGATGTTCATGCTCACCCACGCGGCCGTCGCGGCGCTGCTGCACGCGCACGGCGCCGGCACCGATATCGTGCTCGGCACGCCGGTCGCGGGTCGCCCCGACGCGGCACTCGACCGGATCGTCGGGTTCTTCGTCAACACCCTGGTGCTGCGCACCGACCTGTCCGGCGACCCCACGGTGCGTGAACTCCTCACCCGGGTGCGCGAGACCGACCTCGACGCCTACGCCCACCAGGACCTGCCGTTCGAGGTGCTGGTCGAACGGCTCGCCCCCGCACGCTCGCTGGCCCGCCAGCCGCTGTTCCAGATCATGGTGCAGTACCGCGACCGGCTCGACGGGATCCGCATGCCGGGCCTGACCGCCGAACCCGTCTTCGTCGAGACCGGCACCTCCAAGTTCGACCTGACGTTCGACCTCGCCGAGACCGACGGCGGCGCCATCCGCGGCCGGATCGAGTACGCCACCGACCTGTTCGACCACGCCACCGTCGACGGCTTCGCCCGGCGCCTGACCGCCCTGCTCGAGTCGGTCGCCCGGCGGCCCGACGCGCGACTGTCGCAGCTCGACGTGCTCACCGCCGACGACCGCGCCGCACTCGCGGCCGCCGAGACCGGCCCGGTCGTGGCGGAGGATCCCGTCACGATCCCGGAGCTGTTCTCCCGGCAGGTCGCCGCGACACCCGACGCGCTCGCCCTCGTCGACGACGCGACCGGAACTCAGTGGACCTACGCGGAACTCGACCGTGCCGTCGCGGCCCTCGCCGGGCGGCTGCGCGCCGTGCCCGGGGTGGGAGTCGACGCCGTCGTCGCGGTGGCGATCCCGCGGAGCGTCGCACTGGTGGTCGCGCTGCTGGCGATCCACCGCGTCGGCGCCGCCTACCTGCCGCTCGACGAGAACTACCCGGCGGAGCGGCTCGCGTACATGATGAACGACGCGCGGCCGGTCGCCACGGTGACCGTCCCCGGCTCCACCGTCCCGGAGGCTCCCGGTGCGGTGGTGCTCGAGGTAGGCGAATTCGGTTCGGCCACAGGGGAGCATGCCGAGCCGGTGACGGTTCCGACGCCGATGCCCGCCGACCGTGCGGCCTACGTGCTCTACACCTCCGGTTCCACCGGCACCCCCAAGGGTGTCGTGGTCGGGCACCGCGCGATCGCGAACCGGCTGCGGTGGATGCAGGACGAATACGGCCTGACCGCGGACGACCGGGTCCTGCAGAAGACCCTCTCCGGTTTCGACGTGTCGGTGTGGGAGTTCTTCTGGCCGTTGATCACCGGAGCGACCCTCGTCGTCGCGACTCCCGACGGTCACCGCGACCCGCACTACCTGCGCGACGTGATCGCCCGCCGGTCGGTCACCACGGCGCACTTCGTGCCGTCGATGCTCGCCGCGCTGCTCGACGTCCTCGCCGAGCAGGACGAGAAGCTGCGCCTGACCCGGGTGGTGTGCAGCGGTGAGGCGCTCACCGCCGACCACCGCGACCGCTTCCACACATATGTCGACGCCGAACTGCACAACCTCTACGGCCCCACCGAGGCGGCGGTGGACGTCA
This region of Rhodococcus sp. Z13 genomic DNA includes:
- a CDS encoding non-ribosomal peptide synthetase; protein product: MESIENLPLTTAQTGMWFAQRIDPANPTFVTGQFLEIEGDVDPAVLARAVHTVFAESAELRTRIDDIDGTPVQIPGAHPAPEVDVVVLTAEHDPRQTAVDAMRAQLRVPVDPSTEPGVGARVYVLGPQHLLLFLRAHHSLLDVYGYGLLERRIVAVYTGLVRGESVPPATFGSVAELVAEDEAYRSGDRVTADREFWTEALRGAPEALGLAESAVPPASALARTVVTESVQVPGDVADALDVLARRAGAGWPDLVTAAAAAYLARVTGVHDVVLGFPAMNRMGSAAAKILTTAVNVVPLRLHVTPDATLGTLAATVRATVAAQQRHSRYRGEDIHRDLRLPATSPGLVGPTVNIKPFGDTVRFGDATATVHSLSRGPVHDLAVVARRVDRTRALELTLDADADRYTADEVARHASAIARLLTVAAQDGGEDALLAGVDLLDPAFRAELESRWHGTADTAPVPDALELFDRQVAAAGSTPALVAGDERLTYAELSARVDAVADRLRRAGAGREVIVALALPRTADMVVALLAVLRTGAAYLPVDPAFPASRIEYMLDDARPAILLTTDDFAERLGDTAPAATAVFRDGDLHWRAGIEPDTAAAPTGVVPEQSAYVIYTSGSTGRPKGVVLPRGALARFVDAATGLAGIGPDTRLLAVTTLSFDIAVLELIVPLCRGGAVVLAGDDAARDPAALGTLAETEAVTCVQATPSLWSAIVEHGGLRLDQVDVLVGGEALSAALAETLSARTRSVVNMYGPTETTVWCTSTPVVAGEPWTGSIGRPYPGTGVRVLDRQLQPVPAGVAGELYVVGQQLARGYRGRADLTATRFVADPFGAGRMYRTGDLVRWTPDGRLQYLGRGDHQVKVRGHRIELGEIETAAVQFPGVTQAVVVARPDATGTDRLVGYVTGTDVDTAALHGFLRDRLPEYMVPSVTVVLDEFPLTANLKVDRKALPVPVLDTPDTGRDPETATEHALAAMFAELLGLPEIGVDADFFTLGGTSLSATRLVARIRSALDVEVSLRDVFDAPTVAQLAVVVDGASPARPRFTPGPRPDRLPLSSAQRRLWFLDRTQGPSPTYNIPFALDLRGALDADALDRALVHLVTRHEVLRTVVDVFDGEPVQRILDAPASILQVADAPGGDARPLLDAAARVPFDLGRDRPLRAHLVRRGPDDAVLLLVVHHIAGDEWSAETMFADLAAAYAETVAGRTPGAAPAGRASDAAAPTGRASDAAAPTGRASDAAAPRAQYADFAVWERALADDPAARALRDRDLAFWRSTLAGAPEELALPYDRPRPAVPSHRGDEVQVRVDDRLTGALRAACARTGVSMFMLSHAAVATLFSALGAGEDVVLGAPVAGRADSGLEDIVGFFVDTVALRVDLSGDPTTEEVLARVRRADLAALAHQEVPFDEVVDAVGVTPSLARHPLFQTMVQYRTTPPVPALGDAVATASYLSTGTAKFDLTVDVVDSGERLDIRLEYAQDLYDRVSVERLGSRLLTVLAAFADAEPRHLSALDVRTDAERVADTAAATPATTRLLPDLLADAVEQHADRTALVAGTTTLTYRDFGARVHRCARVLAERGIGPGSVVAVAAPRSEATVVALAAVVAAGAAYLPVDLSYPAARIEFMLTDAAPDLVLVAGVDAVPGTAPQLALADLAAAADGRAGAPLTDADRTRALHPADGAYVVYTSGSTGTPKGVLGTAAALANRLAWQSTRVRPSVDDVRLAKSSLSFIDGSTELFAGLLSGATLVLADDTASRDVEALADLVVAHRVRMLTAVPSLAEALATSRPDATEQVDTWFLSGETLGANVIAALPGARVINSYGSSEVAGDVTTWTAPAVGADRVRIGTPVDGVTARILDRWLRPVPDGVTGELYVGGIQSARGYLGRPDLTVTRFVADPAGTGERLFRTGDLVRRTATGDLEFVSRADHQISLRGFRIEPGEIEAALLNHPAVTAALVTVRPSASGTDLLVGYVVASETPGPDTAALQDHLRAVVPDYMIPAAFVVLDEMPTLPNGKVDRAALPDPADMRSSREPATEDERAVCEVLAELLGVPDVGPDDDFFALGGNSLLATRFSSALRARAGRNPSIRDIFDLRTPARIAASVPAEATGPELAPREHGDLAPMSAAQRRLWFLFRLEGASATYNIPYTMRLRGDLDLDAMREALRRLIAGHETLRTVFTEAGEDDAEAIGYQRVLPADECTPELRIVDATPDELDDLLVEASRYPFDLAHDLPIRATLVRTAPDDAHLVVLVHHIAADEWSATPLVADLSAWYAHLTTGSPAPAPLPVQYRDFTLWQGERLEQGLREEQTEYWARVLAGAPEELDVPRDRPRGAVSSYRGGAVPFTVDAGTRETLASVAAESGATMFMLTHAAVAALLHAHGAGTDIVLGTPVAGRPDAALDRIVGFFVNTLVLRTDLSGDPTVRELLTRVRETDLDAYAHQDLPFEVLVERLAPARSLARQPLFQIMVQYRDRLDGIRMPGLTAEPVFVETGTSKFDLTFDLAETDGGAIRGRIEYATDLFDHATVDGFARRLTALLESVARRPDARLSQLDVLTADDRAALAAAETGPVVAEDPVTIPELFSRQVAATPDALALVDDATGTQWTYAELDRAVAALAGRLRAVPGVGVDAVVAVAIPRSVALVVALLAIHRVGAAYLPLDENYPAERLAYMMNDARPVATVTVPGSTVPEAPGAVVLEVGEFGSATGEHAEPVTVPTPMPADRAAYVLYTSGSTGTPKGVVVGHRAIANRLRWMQDEYGLTADDRVLQKTLSGFDVSVWEFFWPLITGATLVVATPDGHRDPHYLRDVIARRSVTTAHFVPSMLAALLDVLAEQDEKLRLTRVVCSGEALTADHRDRFHTYVDAELHNLYGPTEAAVDVTAAPVPAQDIPWVPIGRPVDNTRTLVLDERLRPVPPGATGELYLGGIQLARGYHRRPDLTASRFVADPYGAPGERLYRTGDLVRLRDRGRGLELDYIGRADGQVKLRGLRIELGEIEATLVAHPDVAQSAVIVRGGMLAAYVVPVAGHGIDTAELIAHAATTLPDHMVPVTVTVLEALPSSPNGKLDRRALPDPQPTVSSRRVPEGPVETALCTLFAEALRLDVVGPDDDFFALGGDSIVSMRVVAAARRRGIELGPREIFRWRTPAALAAQVQVDETTGDTEQPTGPVDDRDPGPVPVPPAVHALRETGTEPAGAALVFAIDAPAAVGETQVVEAVRTVVAAHDALRMRLTRVASVLWSLDTTAGDEASVPVRTVETTDLSAAEEQVRGEIAAALDPESGVVLAATLLTSGDAARLVVAVHPCVADTRSVAVLAADLHAALTGATVAAPAATARGAATRLNERAQDPALLAELAHWAQVLVPGAALSTAVLPVAEPSGPIEVETAVTGEEDPALVAVAALAVARARTGAAGELLVELERDARRVTEDEPDCTRTVGPFAVGVPVRVQVADDPDAAAAAVTAALDAVPGDGSGYALLRHLNAQAAPAFTALARPDVLVRSEPLPVDRRVPAAHAVELSVRIEERADGRVLVAALRSDGRLSEDEVGALAEAWSEAVNSPVRAG